The sequence TAAAATGCTTAGAAAGGCTGCGAAAGGAAAAATAGATTATATCATCACAAAATCAATCAGCAGAGTATCAAGAGATACTGTAGAGCTGTTGAAAATAATCAAATTCTTGAGAGAAAGGAGTATCAATATGCATTTTGAAAATGAAAATTTGGATTCTATCAGAATGGACAAGGAATTTGAGATTACGCTTAGAGGTATGCTGGCACAGGCTGAAAGCCGAAATATGAGTGGAAATATTCAATGGGGATTCCAGCGGAAGTTTGAAAATGGTGATATTTTTACAAAGTACAGGAATTTTATGGGGTATGGCTGCGTAGATGGCGAAATTGTTATTGTGCCAGAACAAGCTGAGATTTTGAGGACGATATTCAATTTATATTTGCAGGGACTGACATTTTATCAGATTAAGACTTATCTGGAGTCTATGAGAGTACGAACTGTTACTGGCAAGAAACATTGGGATACTACAACAATTCAGAAGATGCTGAAGAATGAAAAATACAAAGGTGATACTATGTTACAAAAGACTTTTATACAGGATTTTATGACGGGTAAGAAAGCAAAGAATGTAGGACAGCGTAATCGATACTATGTAAGAAATAGTCATCCAGCTATAATATCTGATGAAGTTTTTGATAAGGTACAGCAAGAAATGGCTAGACGGGCAAGGCTAGTTTACAAAGAAGATGGTACAGTGGAATCTGGCATCAGCAAGTATAACGGAAAATATTTTTGGGGTAATTTGCTTGTGTGCGGTGATTGTGGAGCCTCTTATCGGAGAAGAATGGAAAGAGGCGAGGTGGTTTGGAGATGTGCCACTAGAATTGAAAAGGGCAAAGACGAATGTGCTCTACCTACGCTAAATGAAAAGTGGTTAAAGGAAGAGCTCTCAGAGCTGATTTGTCACGGTATTTACGATGAAAGTGTAGTGAAGAGTAAGGTGGATAGAATTGAAGTGTATGATGGGCATATTTTAATTAAAGGATATGACGGGTCAAATGTGAAAGTTTGTTTATAGTGAAATAAGAACCTGGAGATACAGTTTCACTCAGGAATAGTGGCTAAACAAGAGGTGGATGACTATGAATAAACATTAAAATAGAAGCAGTGTGTCTTCTCTGCTCCTGTTGAATTTAAACTGCCAATAATAAAGTCCTTTAAGTGCTAAGGGCTTTATTATTGGCGGTTTCGCTATTATGATTCTAAATATTCTGCAAAATTGTGTATAATGTGACGTTTTGCTGTTGTAAAAACATAGGAAGA is a genomic window of Lacrimispora sphenoides containing:
- a CDS encoding recombinase family protein, translated to MKMKIVRVIPALPKENKQLRVAAYCRVSTSNKAQLRSLDIQIKTYTKMIRSNTDWLFAGAFYDIESGLRRSGRTELDKMLRKAAKGKIDYIITKSISRVSRDTVELLKIIKFLRERSINMHFENENLDSIRMDKEFEITLRGMLAQAESRNMSGNIQWGFQRKFENGDIFTKYRNFMGYGCVDGEIVIVPEQAEILRTIFNLYLQGLTFYQIKTYLESMRVRTVTGKKHWDTTTIQKMLKNEKYKGDTMLQKTFIQDFMTGKKAKNVGQRNRYYVRNSHPAIISDEVFDKVQQEMARRARLVYKEDGTVESGISKYNGKYFWGNLLVCGDCGASYRRRMERGEVVWRCATRIEKGKDECALPTLNEKWLKEELSELICHGIYDESVVKSKVDRIEVYDGHILIKGYDGSNVKVCL